The sequence gcataaagttaaaaaatacagacctgaatgtgttgctgatagcgtgtgtcttttgaaagatattgttgtaactgctgacttacctcacctcttctttgcttcacagaatcagtttgtcgtgtccacctggggggtgtttgtctggtggtagtgggtccaggaacgctgggcttctatccttttgggcgcttaagagcgtgccaacagtcactccaccagaaggacgttcctttagttttgtacacattattatgcacaggtgaaaaataaattgtttctgttgttggaaccgctttctggttatttttagcgctgggttctgtctgacgcaggtccgctcctcaactcgcgtcgacacataacaacaagtGTGCATCCCGCTGTACCTGTGGACATGTTAATCTTATTCCTGATGATCACGTAATGGTTGCCTATTGTATTTAGCTGTTTCCAGTAAACAAATCATGTGCGTGTAAATGGGACCATTGTTTTATATTTCCAACCCACTATTtcagtttttcaatttcaatttattttcatttatatagtgccaaatcacaacagagttgcctcaaagtgcttcacacaggtaaggtctaaccttaccaacccccagagcaacagtggtaagaaaaactccctttgaggataaaacctcaagcagaccagactcaaaggggcgaccctctgcttgggccatgatatagacacaaattacaaaacaattcacagaacaattcacggacaaatatacaagaaatgcaattggtgcacaggacaggaggatcgccaacacgaacacaactcccatctctggatggagctgcaccttaaacagagagaaaaaacagaatcgggcatcagaaagacaaaaaatactgtataatttggcagcattaatcaacaagaaaaacagagaaatactaaggtgatcgccggccactagccctaaactttactaaaagaccccagaatttaggtatagttgaggcagcggcacgctccaattactaataaaatgaattaaaagagtaaaaagtgtaaaacaaaactgtaccagtatgctagccatatgaaagggaaaataagtgtgtcttaagtctggacttaaaagtctccacagaatctgactgttttattgacgcagggagatcattccacagaacaggggcacgataagagaaagctctgtgacccgcagacttcttattcaccctagggacacaaagtagtcctgcaccctgagaacgtaaagcccgggctggtacgtaaggtttaattaggtcagctaggtagggaggtgccagtccatgaataattttatagactagtagcagaaccttaaaatctgatctcactgggacaggaagccagtgaagagatgccaaaatggttgtaatgtggtcgaactttcggcttcgtgtcaaaagtctggctgcagcattttgaaccagttggagacccctaatgctagactacggtaaaccagaaaatagaacattgcagtagtccagtctagaagagataaatgcacagATCACCCTGGAGAACCCACTGAGATTAAAAAAGTTCCTGCATTTCCCTCTGAAATGTTGGAGTTCTGAGATGTTCCACGAACTAtgcaacaggaacaaacattcaagattcaagatgagCACACTGCGGCAAAAAACAATCTGAACCTGCGATGTGGGACAAGTTTATGTGACACAGAGTAATGCTGGGAAATCCTGTGTGACAgcatgttgtgtttgtgtgaaggTGTGGACTCTGCTATGGATCCGTGTGAAGACACACAGGGGGGACCCTCGAAGTCCATTCTGTGTGGGGACTGTGAGATCCAGATCAAAGCTCAGAGGTGAGACCAGGATCTGAAACTGACTGTGACAGTGTCAGAGTTCAGCGCTCACATCACTgcacctttgttttgtttttgtttgttttggggggtggggcTGGTATTTGTACATTTCAAAGTCTGTATTTTAATTTGTGCTTAGTTGTAAATCAAATTCAGTAATTTACTTCACTACTCGTAAAATCACAATTAATTTGTAGTTTCTCCTAAAATCAGCCATGTGTTCTTTTGTCTAACTGTGGGGGATAAAAGTGAGATGACAACAGTCACCTGCTCACAGACACCTGTTACCAATGCACATCTCTGAGTTGTTGTTTTGATTTTATCTCAAACACTGTGGATGGAGAATATCTCCAGAAGTCATCACATGCTGGAATGATGGAATTTCTGAAATCGTTAGTCCTTGTATTTGTTGGTAATTTGGCATTTGAGAATGAAGATCTGTTTAAATCAGAATTTTCTTCATCTGGTCATTAATGTTGGAGTGTAtactttttaaaatgaaaatgattCATATTTGCTCTTCCCCAAACTCTGATGGTGTGAACAGTATTGAGTCAGGCCACaagtaaaaatgaaaaagaatGATATTCAtggtagggctgaaatgattaactcaaataatttgattacgaAAATGTTGGAGGGAAAGaatttacagtggggccaaaaagtatttagtcagtccctgattgtgtaagttgtcctacttagaaagatgagagaggtctgtaattttcatcataggtacacttcaactatgagagacaaaatgaggaaaaataatccaggaaatcacattgtaggatttttaaagaatttatttgttaattatggtggaaaataagtatttggtcaataataaaagttcaattcaatactttgtaacatgatCTTTGAtgtcaatgacagaggtcaaacgtttcctgtaagtcttcaccaggtttgcacacagtgtagctggtattttggtccattcctccatgcagatctcctctagagcagtgatgttttggggctgtcgctgggcaacatggactttcaactccctcaacaaattctctatggggttgaggtctggagactggctcggccactccaggaccttgaaatgctttttatggagtcactccttcgttgcccgagcggtgtgtttgggatcattgtcatgctggaagacccagccacgttgcatcttcaatgctctcactgatggaaggaggttttggcttaaaatctcatgatacatggccacattcattcttcccttaacacagatcagtcgtcctatcccctttgcagaaaaacagccccaaagcatgtcgTTTccgcccccatgcttcacagtagatatggtgttcttgggatgcaactcagcattcttcttcctccaaacacgacgagttgagtttttaccaaaagttctattttggtttcatctgaccacatgatattctcccaatccgcttctggatcatccatatgctctctggcaaacgtcagacgggtctggacatgtactggcttaagcagggggacacacctggcactgcaggatttgagtccctctctgcatagtgtgtagcctttgttactttggtcccagctctctgcaggtcattcatcaggtccctctgtgtagttctgggatttttgttcaccgttctcatgatcattttgaccccatgggatgacatctcgtgtggagccccagatcgagggagattatcaatggtcttgtatgtcttccattttcttacagttgctcccacagttgatttattcacaccaacctgcttgactattgtagattgactcttcccagcctggtgcacatgtacagttttcttcctggtgtccttcgacagctctttggtcttggccatggttgagtttgaagtctgactgtttgagtctgtggacaggtgtcttttatacagataacaagttcaaacaggtgcattaatacaggtaacaggtggaggacagaagagttcttaaagaagaagttacaggtctgtgagagccagaaatcttgcttgtttgtgggtgaccaaatacgtaTTTTCTGCCATAATTTActcataaattctttaaaaatcctacagtgtgatttcctggattttttttttctcattttgtctctcacagttgaagtgtacttatgatgaaaattacagacctctctcatttttctaagtaggacaacttgcacaatcagggactgactaaatactttattGCCCCACTGTACCTGGAGGCTTTGTTGAATTCTGGTCACTCCTATTAAAAATGTCTCTGCTGCCTGCTCAGCTCCGTATCATTGTTCCACACAAACTGCTACTTTTGGCACACAGTGGATTGAGATTTGAGGTGGTGCGATGGCGGAGAGTCAAGAAACTGTCCATGAAATGTTTGGTCTTCGAAAACATGACTCATTTTCCATACCTGAGCAACCATGTGTCATCATGACATAGATGATGAGATCCAACACtgactcaagtgtgcaggaactgcATTCCTCAGGGCTTTCATGGAAATTTAAAGTGTGATGGAGCTAGATGTCAGGGGCAGGGGGGCTTCCATACAAGTACCTCGCACACCCCCACCCCTACCTTGTTGGGGAGAAGCTCCATCATTTTGCCTTTTTCAGAACCAACTTCAGCTTTACATCTCTCTCGCTTTCATTTCTCATctctcattttcaaccacttatctgggatcgggtcgtgAGAGCaccagctccagcaggagaccccaaacttccctttccgggGCCGCATTAGCCACGTCTGTCTGGGGGATGCAgcagtgttcccaggccagtgtggagatagaaCCTCTCCACCAGTCCTCCGTCTTCTTGGTCCACTGGCAGCTCTCCACCTCACAGACAAGTGAAAGGATGTGCACTTTAACTGAATCAAgttagggtggggtttgaacggaGGACCTTCGACACtgaaaccatttggccaccacccctgtcacCAGGCTGAAATAATTTCAGGTTTCAAACTGAAAGCGACACACCTGTGCATATTAATTTGTATAAATGACAAAGAAGAAAGTGCTTCAGTGCATTTATCATCGATAAAATCCACTAATAACAGCTCTGCCTGCATCAGCTGCATGTCAGTGACTTTTGGTAACTAATAGTTTCTTATTCACGTCCAAATGAAGCTGGATCAACTCTGAACTCAGAATATCAGCTTCTGCCGAAACTTAAAGGTCCAGAAAGTGAACTGTTCAAAACATGTCAGCATGTCTCAGAGTTTAAATccagctgtttaattttttttgctgtGCACTGGAAAAATCATCCTGTTTATACAGGTTCAAATATATTTTAACTCATTTTAAAATGGGCACTATTCCTGTTTTATGTTTATTTGCTTTGAACACAATATGCTCATGTTTGATCCATTTATATAGTTCATCAATAAGGTATCTACCTACCCACCCATCCATCTCTCTAACCATCCGGTCTgtctgttcattcattcattgcatTTTACAGGGTCCATGCCTGGcctttgctgtcagtgatgcaaagtggATTTCTTTCTTCAGTTTTCTTAATAATAGGAATTCATGAACCCTAATTTCACCACATGATTCcaaccaggttttttttttctattaaaaTTCTCTATTTGGTGCCTTGCTCTTGTTTTTCACATCTCATCATCAACGGATCGTCTTGGTAATAAAACTTTGGATCATTACCCATATTGTAAAATCTCAGCCACATTTGTTTCTACCTGTACATATGTAAATGAATCTGTAAATATTACAgcatttgtttttcttgtatccAATTTGAAGACAGATGTTTAATCAATTGTATCTAGAACTTATGACTGGTTACACTGGTACAACATTGGTTAATATCTATTTAAAATGACGTTCCTTTGCACCTAGCAGGTGGTGCCCCTTTTGAGGTATTATATTAAATTTTagatttaaataaatattgttttaactTATATCCACTACAAGTGTAAACTGTACTGCTATGAGTagtagttttgttaaaattgtaACGATACCATCCCGAGAGCAGACACGAGAAACACGGTTGGTTAATCTGTTTTTTCAAACTAAAAGCACAGAGTAActgctgttaatttttttttttttttttttcttgttgatgGTGGAGGAGCAGACACTATTTTTGGCACGGTGGGCCGTCCTGCCAAGCCTGTGAAAGGGAAACACTGCCCAGAAAATTCAGTCATCTTTTTCAGCAGTAAATCCAAAAGGTCAGTGTTTTGGTCCTGTGTGGACGGACAGTCAGCCTGACCGTTTGACTCTGTGGGATGAGCAGGACCAACAAGAAGACCATGAAGACCAGTTTAAGTCTTCAGACCAACGATGCAGGTTGATGTAAACTTGAAGCTGTTTGTGTTCAGACGTCACGTGAGTAAACTGTTTCTGATGGTCCACAGAGTGAAGCAGAAGAGGACAGAAGTTCTCAGGGTTCCATTTGCTCAGCAGCATCAAAGATGCCTGAACCACATGTTTACGGTCTGTTGATTTCAATCAGATATCATTGAACAGTTTGCTCATAATGTCTCCATGCTGCAGCCACAAACACTTTGATGATGTTCATTCGCTCATTTCTATTCATGAGTGCACCATTCATGGGTTTACTGCTGTTGAAAGTGAAGATTTATTTGTGCTTTATTTTGATACACGCTGATCTTGCTCTTTCAGAAAAATGATTTAAAGGATTTAACTATTCAGTCTGTTTTAACTGAACTAGGTTTTACACGGTGaaaaatgcatccagaaagtattcacagcatttcactttttgcacattttgttatgtgacagccttatttcaaaatggctaaaattcttttttttttccctcaaaatgctacacagaatgccccataatgactatgttaaaaaaaagtttgagattttcttaaatttattgaaataaaaaaaaaaaaactaagaaatcatgtccataagtattcacattctttgccatgaagcttcaaactgagctcaggtgcctcctgtttccactgatcatccttgagatgtttctacagcttaattggagtccacctggggtaaattcagttgactggacatgatttggaaagacacacacctgtctacatataaggtcccacagttgacagtcagagcacaaaccaagcatgaagtcaaaggaattgtctgtagacctcagagacaggattgtctggagacacaaatctggggaagggtacagaaacatttctgctgctttgaagatcccaatgagcaccgtggtctccatcatcagtaaatggaagaagtttggatccaacaggactcttcctagagctggacgcccgtctaaactgagcgatcgggggagaaggaccttagtcagggagttgacgaagaacctgatggtcactccgtcagagctccagcattcctctgtggagagaggagaaccttccagaaggacaaccatttctgcggcaatccaccaatcaggcctgtatgatagagtggccagacggaagctactcctgagtaaaaggcacatggcagcccacctggagtttgacaaaaggcacctgaaggactctcagaccaggagaaacaaaattctctggtctgatgagacaaagactgaactctttgacgtcatgtttggaggaaaccaggcaccatccctacagtgaagcatggtggtggcagcatcatgctgtggggatgtttttcagcatcatgaactgggagactagtcaggattgagggaaagatgaatgcagcaatgtacagagacatcctggatgaaaacctgctccagagcgctcttgacctcagactgaggcaacagttcatctttcagcaggacagtgaccctaaacacacagccaagatatcaaaagagtgtcttcaggacaactctgtgaatgtccttgagtggcccagccagagcccagacctgaatccaactgaacatctctggagaaatctgaaaatgtctgtgcaccgacgctccccatccaacctgatggagcttgagaggtgctgcaaagaggaatggaccaaagtggccaaagataggagcaccaagcttgtggcatcacattcaagaagacttgaggctggaattgttgCCAaaattgcatcaacaaagtattgagcaaagggtgtgaatacttaggtattgGGTTAGGTACTTAGGCATGTGATTTatcagtttttaataaatttgccaaaaaatattttgcatgctgtcattatggagtgttgtgagtagaattttgaggggaaaaattaatttactctaagGCTGCAGctgtcgattattttagtaatcgagtattctattgattattctggtgattcaggcatcgacattaacgcttgtctgaTTGTccaggacaagtgtaaaatgtgatcggacaagcaatatgctctaaattgttgtccgaccggacaagtggcattttattggtttaaaacattcaaattctttattttcattgcttggaaccaaaatacctgatctctgcagccgtgtgtgtgtgtgtgtgtgtgtgtgtgtgtgtgtgtgtgtgtgtgtgtgtgtgtgtgtgtgtgtgtgtgtgagtcagtgggtgggggtgggggaggaGAGCTGAGCAGAGAGTGAAAAAtaacacaaactaaactgtgtCTCTGCCTTTATCTCTGGACTGTTCCTGATGGTTCGTCCTGTTCACTCCGTGTGCACGTGACGGTGACAgactgaaattatgagatgaaataaattggtcaaaattccttaaaatgagaatatatgaatgaacagaataaaaatcacacacacgtgtgtttaaaaaaaacctgatgtgtagAAaccctgcagtgatgttcagaagcagaaatcacaaagcagctgagaactctgaactttaacaggctgttattttacaaagatatttattttaggtgacttaatgtagttgtttaatgTTGAAGCActaaacgtgactgaggaggagaaaaaaagaggaaatgaactctagtctgaataaaaatacaagctgttgatttttatttttcaaaattatcagGCTGCAGTTctgagtttcatttatttcaaagtaagttactgcttattattttcaaaaatcacaagttaaatcagtctgcattgttcagtttttcctgcacgtttttgtattttttccttctttataaaggtttggtgtttgtgtttgttttacaaagtttgaaatgttaacacttttccttatagcagttctttaatttcagaaatggaacagaaacaactaCAAATAAAAagtagggactgtatgtaaaatgaagataaaataaaaaggttgttatattcccagtttctccactcacacccacagaagtcaaacattcttccaaagttgtgtcttggtggcttccctcacttgtctccttccagcatggacatttagtttttgagaactgcctccctgACACAGAttgaccataaagtaccacagtgtttgtatttctgaatgattgatataaatgaagtctaagaaaacaatattcagtgagttggaaatgttcatgttttcatcctctgacatttcctatgaaaactggctgtaaatattaactaattcttccattaacaataaactatcctgtcccaacctttttttcttggaaaatactgcaggcctcaaatgtaggaatggatatatattaacaaaaaataaataaaactaaagctgatctcacaaaacatgaaatatgttggtttcatacagtctgcagttacagaaatagaaaaagtaaatctcaggatcattacgtgtccatcaccaccacattttgaaaaattataagaccacaggccatgcatcatttatgttttgtgtcttttagtgacatgttttaatttttttttatttggaataaggcaataagtgcctccctgtattaccacagatgaactgtttctgttgccacatcttctgaaataaaactgcagaacacgaaagcctaaaaactaaaagaatgaaagtagatgtgataaatatttaatctgaatctcagtcccagaaaatgttgaaatttaatggtttttctatttcagctgcaattcttatgttggaatattaaagttaaagtatGTACAAACAAAAGACATATtacaggtttttattaagtgacaagtcagagcaaagtagaggtgataaatatttaatttgaaactcactcacgggttgtccggacaaccagcttttctataggacaagtaaactgccagggttacttgtcctatggacaagtacactaaaaagcttaatgtcgaTGCCtgtgattaatcaagtaatcggatagaAAACAGACacagagattgtcaaatttagtgtttccctttctgttttcctgggtaatcatttattttttcatatctctttccttcccactgtcgccaagtgcttgctcatagggggtcgttttgactgttggggtttttctgtaattattgtatggcttttgccttacaatataaagcgccttggggcaactgtttgttgtgatttggcgctatataaataaaattgatttgatttgatctttacATATTTAGGgtagcttgagtatcgatctttttacacgaggatcgttcagtatcgataccagcgttggtatcgatattattgatattaggatcgatccgcccacctctaagaGGCAGCCACCGGCCACCATgcgaatagccactccccacgtagaaCGGAGAACAGGCAGCTGACGAAACGgtgtttttaaaaacagaaacgcactgcttcgctttaaatgtgcagtaagctgtttcagatgatcagcatggaccctctttctccTGCAAGgctttaatttactctgtgtcatGGTGGAAAGATGTACCTtatgtgctaatttgattaacgCTTACACGGCCTGTGcgtatgctctagtcttctgttggtttgtttttctggggacattacagcgccacacgcaggcttggcatatgtactacaacgttaaacaaagctttgaggtacagaatttgcctcgaacattttttgcaattgaattattcaaattactcgatgaatcgtttcagccctaatttactccattttggaataagtctgtagcattcaagcatttattgtcattgtcacaaAGAACAACGAAATTACGTCTGGAGCATCCACATGCGTAGTTAAAAAGTGCAAACCAGTGCAATAAATAACCCCTAAATaccccatgcaaacatttataacaTCAGTACAGTGACATTTTTGACAGCAATATAAAAACAAGATGTTGCTAAAATGCATTAAAGAATAAGaacaatcaaataaataaatataaaaatggtgACACTGTACAGCAATGCAGAAACCAGTTCAATACTATTGATTGGTGGATATAATCCACGGAAGGAGGGACATGGGGGAAGAGGGgaatttccaaataaataaataatagtaacaatgtgcaacaatgcaaaaccagttcagtgctactaCAATTGATTATGAACTCAGTTGAATGCAGTTGATATAGTTATAGTCCGTGGGAAGGGGGCAGAGAGGgggagagggcataacaaaatgtagaaaaagtgaaatgctgtttaTATTTTCTGGATGAACTGTATAATGTGGAGACAAAATCCACATTCATATAAAAAGTGATGAGTTTCTAAGTATGTTTATATTCTGCTGCAGAATTTCAAGGAGAACATGGTGATGTTTGTTAAAGACGAGTTGAAGAGCATCCAGAAGGTTCTCCTGACAAATGATGCAGAATACTTGGAGAGTCAGAGTGAGGATGAGGAGCAGAGGAACATCCAACTGGTTTTCCTGGACCTCACTGTGAACTTCATGAGGAGAATGAATTATCTTGAGCTGGCTGACTGTCTGCAGAGCAGTAAGAGGACTTCTGTCCACATTTAACACAGACGCTAAATGACACGTGACGTTTGTCCGTTTGAAATATATTCATGTGTGAATTCTATCAGgaaaacaggaagtgatgtcatcattCAATAACTGATCTGTGCTGTGTGTTCTTTCAGGAACTCGTGCTGAAGTTTGTCGTCTTAAATTCAAATCTAAGGTGAAGCAGAAGTTTGAGCGTGTGTTTGAGGGGCTCTCTAAAGCAGGAAAGATGACTCTTCTGAAGGAGATCTACACAGAGCTCTACATCACAGAGGGCGGGGCTTCAGAGGTCAACCAGGAACATGAGGTCAGACAGACTGAAGCAGCATCCAGGAAAACAGACTCACCACAAAGAACCATCACATGTGAAGACATCTTTAAAGCCTCAGCTGACACTCAGCCACCAATCAGAACAGTGCTaacaaagggcgtggccggcaTCGGGAAAACAGTCTTAACACACAAGTGGACTCTGGACTGGGCTGAAGGGCGAACCAACCAGGACTTCCACTTCATATTTCCATTCACTTTCAGAGAACTGAATGTGCTGAAAGAGAAGAAGTTCAGCTTGGTGGAACTTGTTCATCACTTCTTTCCTGAAACCAAAGAAGCAGGAATCTGCAGCTTCCAAAACTTCCAGGTCTTGATCATCTTGGACGGTCTGGATGAGTGCCGCCTCCCTCTGGACTTCCACAGCAATGACATCCTGAGTGATGTCACAGAGTCAAGCTCAGTGGATGTGCTGCTGACAAACCTCATCAGGAGGAACCTGTTTCCCTCTGCTCGCCTCTGGATCACCACACGACctgcagcagccaatcagatccctcctgagtgtgtggacatggtgacagaggtcagagGCTTCACTGACCCTCAGAAGGAGGAGTACTTCAGGAAGAGATTCAGAGATCAGAGGCAGTCCAGAAGAATCATCTCCCACGTGAAGACATCACGAAGCCTCCACATCATGTGTCACATCCCAGTCTTCTCCTGGATCACTGCTACAGTTCTGGAGGACTTGTTGGACACCAGACAGAGACGAAAGCTTCCAGAGACCCTGACTGAGATGTACCTCTACTTCCTGGTGGTTCAGTCCAAAGTGAAGAAGGTCAAATATGATGGAGGAGCTGAGTCAGATCCACTGTTGAATCCAGAGAACAGGGAGATGATTGTGTGTCTGGGAAAACTGGCTTTTGAGCAGCTGCAGAAAGGGAACCTGATCTTCTATGAAGAGGACCTGACAGAGTGTG is a genomic window of Thalassophryne amazonica unplaced genomic scaffold, fThaAma1.1, whole genome shotgun sequence containing:
- the LOC117505630 gene encoding protein NLRC3-like, which encodes MLCLCEGVDSAMDPCEDTQGGPSKSILCGDCEIQIKAQRVKQKRTEVLRVPFAQQHQRCLNHMFTNFKENMVMFVKDELKSIQKVLLTNDAEYLESQSEDEEQRNIQLVFLDLTVNFMRRMNYLELADCLQSRTRAEVCRLKFKSKVKQKFERVFEGLSKAGKMTLLKEIYTELYITEGGASEVNQEHEVRQTEAASRKTDSPQRTITCEDIFKASADTQPPIRTVLTKGVAGIGKTVLTHKWTLDWAEGRTNQDFHFIFPFTFRELNVLKEKKFSLVELVHHFFPETKEAGICSFQNFQVLIILDGLDECRLPLDFHSNDILSDVTESSSVDVLLTNLIRRNLFPSARLWITTRPAAANQIPPECVDMVTEVRGFTDPQKEEYFRKRFRDQRQSRRIISHVKTSRSLHIMCHIPVFSWITATVLEDLLDTRQRRKLPETLTEMYLYFLVVQSKVKKVKYDGGAESDPLLNPENREMIVCLGKLAFEQLQKGNLIFYEEDLTECGINIRAASVYSGVFTQIFKEERGLYQDKVFCFVHLSLQEFLAALYVHLTFIQSGVNLLSNKQTTSRRSETFEDEEFEELLFFHSDILADEDEPELTRLHQSAVDEALQSPNGHLNLFLCFLLGLSLQTNQTLLRGLMTQTERISETNQETVKYIKKKLDENLSAERSISLIHCLNELKDRSLLDQIQQSLSSGRLSVEHMAPSLASALIFILLSSDRHLDVFDLKNFSASHEALLMLLPVIRESENAL